In Vicia villosa cultivar HV-30 ecotype Madison, WI linkage group LG7, Vvil1.0, whole genome shotgun sequence, the DNA window TGTTACAAAACTTGGCCGGAGATAAGTTCCAATAAACTCATCCAAACGGTCCTAAAGTGAGAAACAGTGAGTTCTTAGTTTCTCACTGTTTAATTCAATTTGCCACTAAAGTCCAAACACGCCGCATATTCCTCCACTCACCGGAAACGGAACAAACCTCACCGTCTCTATCGCTGCTTTTCACTTCGCACCACCATCCGCTTCTTCCCTGCCATTCGCCAAACTTCGCACCGGCTATTTCAGAAATCCTGCTATTTTGCTTCCTAGATTCGATTGCTTTTTGGATTCTCTTCCTGGATCGGCGTCAAGGTATTCTAAATTTGTTCGGATTGAGCTTTCTTTTTGTTTCTTATTTGGTGAGACGCtttctttttccatttttgtATGTTTGTTGAAAATATACTTTTTGGTTGAATCTAAGTTGACTTTGAGTGCTGAGTTTTGAGCATAATTTTTGGAATCTTAGAGATTCTTTTTGCTTTTTATAGCTTTTTGGTTGAATCTAAGTTCAGTATGAGTTCTGAATTTCTCACCAATAGGGTTGAGGGAATATTAATTTTTCTGaggtaaatttcataattttgaATTGAATGTTGTAGTTTATGTTTTTCCTTTATCAGGTGCTGATGATTCTTTTGGTTATGATATGAGACTGTTGGAAGAAGATCATTTTAATGCATCTGATACAGATGGAGACGGTCGTCTAAACTTATCTGAATTCAATGAGTGAGCTTCTTTCTATCTAGATCTAGCTGCTGTGGTGAATGAATGATGatccttttttttaaaactaattttgttAAATGTGTTGTAGTTTTCTTCACCCGGCTGACAGCAACAACCAAAAGCTTCAACAATGGTTGTCCAGGGAAGAAGTCTGGTAACTCCAAGTCTCCAATCTTGCTTGTTACATATATACATCATAACCTATATGAAATAATCAATGTAAATTTGTCATCCATAATATTGGAATAAATTTTTAGAGACTGGTGCCGGAAATTTCAACCGTATTTGTTTTGGTTAATCTTATTTTTTCTGAAAAGAATGGAAAATCTTAGCTTGTTTGATGTATGCTTATATTTCTTTGTAGGGAGCGTGATACAGACAGAGATGGGAAGGTCAGTTATATAGAATTTGTCAACGGACTCTTTGTTACCATAAGATCCTATGATGAAGAAAGTTACGGTTATTCACATCATTATGATGATTCTAAGAATGTTTATGCTGAGTTTATGTTTTCTCAGCTTGACAAAGATGGTGACGGGTATTAACCTTTTTCTTTTCCCATAATTATTCTACTTTCTTAAAATCAATATGATAATTTCCTAGTAGTATCCATTTGTGTTGGTGTATTCAACTTCCGCTTCAATTTGTGCAGGTATTTATCAGCTATTGAACTACTACCTATAATTGGAAAAGTCCACCCATCTTGGCGTTATTATGCAAGGAAACAGGCAGAGTACTTTGTTTCACAGGTATTGAATTTAACATTATATAATTGCACTCTTATTGTTGATCACGGAGGTCTTTTCAGTCATAGGAACATGTGAATGACTTTTGTTATCACACTGCATTTCATATTTTGAATCAGCAAGCTATGGTATTAAATCACTAGATTCTCAGATAACTTCATGCGTTAATTTCAAGAGTAACCTTTCTATACTGTTA includes these proteins:
- the LOC131616412 gene encoding uncharacterized protein LOC131616412 isoform X1 is translated as MAALKFLLFLTAAIALLFLLSHSPQNNHLHHCLEPHSEWDDDFNFTNNIVCLFPQIDIDPTDHYVSVDELAHWKLHHHQTNQFHRTKKEMIIYDNNHDGFLSFTEFQYRLSTPPQYAEILLFCFLDSIAFWILFLDRRQGADDSFGYDMRLLEEDHFNASDTDGDGRLNLSEFNDFLHPADSNNQKLQQWLSREEVWERDTDRDGKVSYIEFVNGLFVTIRSYDEESYGYSHHYDDSKNVYAEFMFSQLDKDGDGYLSAIELLPIIGKVHPSWRYYARKQAEYFVSQAQVGKYGHLNLNEMIKNADILYAAIFRDEFY